One Nostoc sp. UHCC 0302 DNA window includes the following coding sequences:
- a CDS encoding acyl carrier protein — translation MCQQIDSRQENSSSCSPVESGVESGCQNTCSVMDTLKSILLSLGIPEESISEDTLLHRDLQLDSVEAVEIALGLKRTLGVNMKLESRQDMTLAQICNTVKYAIAQSTTSPT, via the coding sequence ATGTGTCAACAAATAGACAGCCGACAAGAAAATTCATCTAGTTGTTCTCCAGTTGAGTCTGGAGTTGAGTCTGGCTGCCAGAATACTTGTAGTGTGATGGATACTTTGAAATCAATACTTCTTAGCCTCGGTATTCCAGAAGAGTCGATTAGTGAAGACACCTTACTGCACAGAGATTTGCAACTTGATTCTGTAGAAGCAGTAGAAATAGCCTTGGGATTGAAACGGACACTGGGAGTGAATATGAAGCTAGAATCTCGGCAGGATATGACGTTAGCCCAAATCTGCAATACAGTCAAGTATGCGATCGCCCAAAGCACCACCAGCCCGACATAA
- a CDS encoding TonB-dependent siderophore receptor produces MKPEQFVQSLLFTVSVAALIANPAQGAEISQRSELREKRDISQLKQPSVLSQLDSQQAVPVTGVQVNSTAQGVEIILQTPLGEQLQVKPKSEGNTYIAEISNAQLRLPSGETFRQEKPVAGIAEITVNNQNANTILVTVRGEGSLPQVELFDSDEGLIFGLMTTASVPPTQPERQPVTEPAPPEQPESQTQPQPPSAEADQPIELVVTGDRDDDYNALNATTGTRTDTPLRDIPQSIQVIPRRVIEDQQVIRLDEALNNISNVIAGGFDTSSEARYTIRGFDDAPILIDGFRQYGFAEVPETANLERVEILKGPASILYGEIQPGGIINAVTKKPLAEPFYEAEVQFGNYGLIRPRIDLSGPLSDDPSVLYRLNFSYLNNESFRGFDQNFEQFFVAPVLAWKLGENTDFTIDVQYSNRRRPFDAGLVASGDRVVDVKRDRIINEPDDYIERTFVSTGYSLEHRFSDNWTLRSGFRYATTRVYSDKLTIPTGFDETTGIVDRVYALDDFYSDDYSLQSNVVGKFATGGIKHTLLFGLDLNRTNSSTFSQSNFFTPSQLDIFNPVYGATPRTALDVLLIDRESITDRLGIYLQDELAFFDNLKLLAGIRYETVEQQITNRASLFYPGGDTSQFNDAWTPRVGIVYQPLKEVSLYASYSQSFNPNIDSFDVNGNPLQPEQGEGYEVGVKTELLQGKLSATLSYFDITKQNVATPDLNFPGLGISVATGEQRSRGIELDVSGQILPGWNIIAAYAYTDAEVTADNNIPVGNRLSGVPRHSASLWTTYEIQSGNLQGLGFGVGLNYIGEREGDLENSFGLDSYFLTNAAIFYRRDNWRFGLNFKNIFDVDYITGVPFSRTSGIYPAEPFSVIGSVSVQF; encoded by the coding sequence ATGAAACCAGAGCAATTCGTGCAAAGCTTGTTGTTCACAGTCTCAGTTGCTGCGTTGATAGCAAATCCCGCCCAAGGAGCGGAAATCAGCCAACGCTCAGAACTGCGCGAAAAACGGGATATTTCGCAATTAAAGCAACCATCTGTACTCAGCCAATTAGATTCGCAACAGGCTGTACCAGTTACTGGAGTTCAAGTTAATTCCACTGCTCAAGGTGTGGAGATAATTTTACAAACTCCTTTGGGTGAGCAGTTACAAGTTAAGCCGAAAAGTGAAGGTAATACATACATTGCAGAGATTAGCAATGCTCAACTGCGTCTACCTAGTGGTGAAACATTCCGCCAAGAAAAACCAGTAGCAGGAATTGCAGAAATTACGGTTAATAACCAAAACGCCAATACTATCTTGGTGACGGTAAGGGGTGAAGGGAGTTTACCGCAAGTTGAATTGTTTGATAGCGATGAAGGTTTGATTTTTGGCTTGATGACGACTGCATCTGTACCGCCAACACAGCCAGAACGACAACCAGTAACAGAACCAGCACCACCAGAACAACCAGAAAGTCAAACTCAACCCCAACCACCATCAGCTGAGGCTGATCAGCCAATAGAACTAGTAGTAACAGGGGATCGCGATGATGACTACAACGCATTAAACGCTACCACTGGTACGAGAACTGACACCCCGCTCCGAGATATACCGCAGTCGATTCAGGTGATTCCGCGGAGGGTGATTGAAGATCAACAAGTCATCAGACTGGATGAAGCACTAAACAACATTAGTAACGTAATTGCTGGTGGTTTTGATACTAGCTCAGAAGCGAGATATACAATTCGAGGTTTTGATGACGCGCCGATATTGATAGATGGGTTCAGACAATATGGCTTTGCAGAGGTTCCAGAAACAGCCAACTTAGAACGCGTCGAAATCCTCAAAGGCCCAGCTTCTATCTTATATGGAGAGATTCAACCAGGTGGGATCATTAACGCTGTTACTAAAAAGCCCTTAGCAGAACCTTTTTACGAAGCAGAAGTTCAGTTTGGCAACTATGGTTTGATTAGGCCACGGATTGACCTATCTGGCCCTTTGAGTGACGACCCTAGTGTGTTGTATAGACTGAATTTTTCGTATCTGAATAATGAAAGTTTTCGAGGTTTTGACCAAAACTTTGAGCAATTCTTCGTTGCACCTGTTTTGGCTTGGAAATTGGGTGAAAATACAGATTTCACCATTGATGTGCAGTATTCCAACCGTAGGCGACCATTTGATGCTGGTTTAGTTGCTTCAGGCGATCGCGTAGTTGATGTTAAGCGCGATCGCATCATTAATGAACCAGACGACTATATTGAGCGGACATTTGTTAGTACTGGATACTCATTAGAGCATCGTTTTAGTGATAACTGGACATTACGCAGCGGGTTTCGCTACGCCACAACTAGAGTTTACAGCGATAAATTGACCATCCCCACTGGCTTTGATGAAACTACAGGTATTGTTGATCGTGTTTATGCACTTGATGATTTTTATTCCGATGATTACTCATTACAGTCAAATGTAGTCGGTAAATTTGCTACAGGTGGCATCAAACACACCCTATTATTTGGTCTGGATTTGAATCGCACTAACTCTAGTACTTTTTCTCAGTCTAATTTCTTCACTCCATCACAATTAGATATCTTCAACCCTGTTTATGGAGCTACTCCTCGGACTGCTTTAGATGTTTTGCTCATAGATAGGGAATCCATAACAGATAGATTAGGTATTTATCTGCAAGATGAGCTAGCCTTCTTTGACAATCTCAAATTACTGGCTGGGATACGCTACGAAACCGTAGAGCAACAAATCACAAACCGAGCATCCCTGTTCTATCCAGGCGGTGACACCAGTCAATTCAACGATGCTTGGACTCCGCGTGTCGGGATTGTTTATCAACCATTGAAAGAAGTATCTCTTTACGCCAGCTATTCACAATCATTTAATCCTAATATTGATAGCTTCGATGTTAATGGCAATCCTCTACAACCAGAACAAGGTGAAGGGTACGAAGTCGGAGTCAAAACTGAACTACTACAAGGTAAACTTTCTGCGACATTATCTTACTTTGACATTACCAAACAAAACGTTGCGACACCAGACCTCAATTTTCCAGGGCTAGGCATTTCTGTGGCCACAGGTGAACAACGTAGCCGAGGTATTGAACTAGACGTTAGCGGACAAATTCTCCCAGGATGGAATATTATCGCCGCCTACGCATATACAGATGCAGAAGTCACAGCAGATAATAACATTCCGGTTGGAAACAGGCTTTCAGGAGTTCCGAGACATAGCGCTAGTTTATGGACAACCTATGAAATTCAAAGTGGTAATTTGCAAGGCTTAGGTTTTGGTGTGGGCTTGAATTATATCGGAGAACGTGAAGGTGACCTAGAAAACAGCTTTGGACTAGATAGTTATTTTCTGACTAATGCAGCCATTTTTTATCGCCGAGACAATTGGCGCTTCGGTCTCAACTTCAAGAATATTTTTGATGTTGACTATATAACTGGTGTACCTTTTAGCAGAACTAGCGGTATCTATCCTGCTGAACCTTTTTCCGTGATTGGCTCAGTTTCGGTACAATTTTAA
- a CDS encoding MFS transporter encodes MLNIKNLKKQGLLGSLYVSQFIPFWFLYQTLPVFMRQKGLSLEAIGLLQLLALPIALSFLWSPFIDRYGFTRWGHYKFWIICFQLLIACVTAICGWLSVEQNLTTILICITLISLFCASLDVATDALAIGLLKPSERGLGNAVQSVGGSIGAAIGGGGMLILFNYWGWTASLQALALIMVLALIPVFWHKENLPNKGQVVDEQFGRLSTLSTSTINEVVNVAIQPRFFVYYFQNFINFCRHPGMRSWLLILLLYSASTHMAATMYRPLLVDIGLSLSDIGSLLGVVSAVASSLGGIVAGFLIASWGRKRSLVVFSILWAVTTSTYLLPTFGFTSLPILYLVAISAFFTIGIMNTTTFTIMMDKSKLETPGTDYTIQSSVGIFSSIGTASISGVIAKEVGYQGVFAISLALAAISVLIIVKLFNSTENSTM; translated from the coding sequence GTGCTTAACATCAAAAACCTGAAGAAACAAGGGTTACTTGGTAGCTTGTATGTGTCACAATTCATACCATTTTGGTTCTTGTACCAAACTTTACCCGTGTTCATGCGCCAAAAAGGACTTTCTTTAGAAGCAATTGGTTTGCTGCAATTGCTGGCTTTACCGATCGCCCTGAGCTTTCTTTGGTCTCCCTTTATTGACCGTTATGGTTTCACTCGTTGGGGACATTACAAGTTCTGGATTATCTGTTTTCAGCTTCTGATTGCCTGTGTAACTGCTATTTGTGGCTGGCTGAGTGTGGAACAAAACCTTACTACCATACTGATTTGTATAACTTTAATCAGTTTGTTTTGTGCGAGTTTAGATGTTGCTACTGATGCTTTAGCTATAGGTTTACTCAAGCCGAGTGAGAGAGGTTTAGGAAACGCGGTGCAAAGTGTAGGTGGTTCTATTGGTGCAGCGATCGGTGGGGGAGGAATGTTAATTTTATTTAACTATTGGGGGTGGACTGCCAGTCTACAAGCTTTAGCGTTAATTATGGTTTTAGCCCTAATACCAGTCTTTTGGCACAAAGAAAACTTACCCAACAAAGGGCAAGTAGTTGATGAGCAATTTGGAAGATTATCAACTTTGTCCACGTCTACAATTAACGAGGTTGTTAATGTTGCTATTCAGCCTCGATTTTTTGTTTACTACTTCCAGAATTTTATCAATTTTTGTCGTCATCCAGGAATGCGCTCTTGGCTGCTAATTTTACTATTATATTCAGCAAGCACTCATATGGCCGCGACTATGTATCGTCCCTTACTAGTAGACATCGGGTTGTCTTTATCAGACATTGGCTCGTTACTAGGAGTAGTAAGTGCTGTTGCTTCATCCCTTGGTGGAATTGTTGCAGGTTTTCTAATCGCTTCTTGGGGAAGAAAGCGATCACTAGTTGTATTTAGCATTTTATGGGCAGTTACCACATCAACTTATCTACTGCCGACATTCGGCTTTACTAGTCTGCCTATTCTTTATTTAGTTGCAATCAGTGCATTTTTTACTATTGGGATTATGAACACTACCACCTTCACGATTATGATGGACAAAAGCAAGTTAGAAACACCTGGTACTGATTATACGATCCAAAGTTCAGTAGGTATTTTCAGTAGTATTGGTACTGCTTCGATCAGTGGTGTAATTGCCAAGGAGGTTGGTTATCAAGGAGTTTTTGCGATCAGTTTGGCACTCGCAGCAATTAGTGTTTTGATAATTGTTAAACTATTTAACTCTACTGAGAATAGTACTATGTAA
- a CDS encoding transposase, whose product MEISLKKTLHATEKETERVQLLRFQFWLQIRLTPASKMIFLDEAYRNLSLLRHSARSPKGKRAHGSRPQKHSKNVSMIGAISQYSILGATDGLTFEAYISQKLVPFLEKGNYAIMDNCSIHKGGDIEKLIEAAGAKLIYLPPYSPDFSPIEHCWSKVKNILRSLGARSYPSLAQAIEAAFNQVSLNDIYNCILTVVTVLH is encoded by the coding sequence ATGGAAATCAGCTTAAAAAAAACATTGCACGCCACAGAAAAAGAAACTGAAAGAGTGCAATTATTAAGATTCCAGTTCTGGCTGCAAATTCGCTTAACACCTGCGTCCAAGATGATATTCCTCGACGAAGCGTATCGCAATCTATCTTTGCTCAGACATTCTGCTCGTTCCCCTAAAGGTAAAAGAGCGCATGGTTCAAGACCTCAAAAACATAGTAAAAATGTCTCAATGATCGGTGCAATTAGCCAATATAGCATTTTAGGTGCAACTGATGGTCTAACATTTGAGGCTTATATTTCGCAAAAATTAGTCCCATTCCTTGAAAAAGGTAATTATGCCATCATGGACAATTGCTCAATTCATAAAGGCGGAGATATTGAAAAATTAATTGAGGCTGCCGGAGCTAAATTGATTTATTTACCACCGTATTCTCCTGATTTTTCCCCCATTGAACATTGTTGGTCAAAGGTGAAAAACATACTACGTTCTCTTGGCGCTAGGAGTTATCCTTCTTTAGCACAAGCCATTGAAGCTGCTTTTAACCAAGTCTCTTTGAATGATATTTATAATTGTATACTCACTGTTGTTACTGTACTTCACTAG
- a CDS encoding L-histidine N(alpha)-methyltransferase, which translates to MAKKSHSNSQFSSDISNPISRIVEPSSEFYSIFSKQEVLELIQVLELRREFPLKYSYKGRGAKIWNNFYQKYIIPKWYRTSNVEIDLLKKNFVYINGNYQNCTKVNIVDVGSGNSYPVKKFISQLYKLKKINKYIALDISNELLILSKANFIKWFPLIAFDSYTVDIEASSIPVEILLNSTSAENNEIANIFLHLGVTIGNHHDRTKVLKNFRNSMEKNDFLVFTNETGSNSKWDGRVRGGCKYHVEELYAWIKNKVGIRSEDCELVRKYDFKTDSITANIKFNQNYTVSFSKLGINKNIEILKDEEITIWRHHKYEMPELIQELEKAGLQIVHSSYDKYSTHIMIICKVADS; encoded by the coding sequence ATGGCTAAAAAATCTCATAGCAATTCACAATTTTCTTCAGATATCTCAAATCCTATAAGTCGTATAGTAGAGCCAAGTTCTGAGTTTTACTCAATTTTTTCTAAACAAGAAGTGTTAGAGCTAATTCAGGTATTAGAACTTAGAAGAGAATTTCCTTTAAAATATTCTTATAAAGGTAGAGGTGCAAAAATCTGGAATAATTTTTATCAAAAATATATTATTCCTAAATGGTATCGAACATCTAATGTAGAAATTGATTTGTTAAAAAAGAACTTTGTATATATTAACGGCAATTATCAAAATTGTACTAAAGTCAATATTGTAGATGTAGGCTCAGGTAATTCGTATCCGGTAAAAAAATTTATTTCTCAACTATATAAGTTAAAGAAAATTAATAAATACATCGCATTAGATATTAGCAATGAACTCCTGATTTTGTCAAAAGCCAACTTTATTAAATGGTTTCCATTAATTGCGTTTGACAGTTACACAGTAGATATAGAAGCTAGTTCTATTCCTGTAGAGATTTTGCTAAACTCAACTTCTGCTGAGAACAACGAGATAGCCAATATCTTTTTACATTTAGGTGTGACAATTGGAAATCATCATGATAGAACGAAAGTACTGAAAAATTTCAGAAATAGCATGGAGAAAAATGACTTTCTCGTGTTTACTAACGAAACTGGTTCTAACTCTAAATGGGATGGAAGAGTTCGAGGTGGCTGTAAATATCATGTGGAAGAACTATATGCATGGATTAAAAACAAGGTTGGAATTAGGTCTGAAGATTGTGAACTTGTGAGAAAGTATGATTTTAAAACAGATAGCATAACTGCTAATATAAAATTTAATCAAAATTACACTGTAAGTTTTAGCAAATTAGGAATAAATAAGAATATTGAAATTTTGAAAGATGAAGAGATTACTATTTGGAGACATCACAAATATGAGATGCCTGAACTTATACAAGAACTAGAAAAAGCAGGATTACAAATTGTTCACTCTAGTTATGATAAATATTCAACACATATTATGATTATTTGTAAAGTTGCTGATAGTTAG
- a CDS encoding lipocalin-like domain-containing protein has protein sequence MSSLSSTQNNPLLGVWKLISINVSSPDGNVDLDVYGTNPTGYITYTPEGRMMVMFSRSDRSPLSSNINSPLSREIHSVTVEERAEAFSTFNAYAGTYILNGNIVTHYIEVASIPNRVGTNLTRTFTLNGNRVTLKTPPTMSDGVLKVFELVWERVEELVLPKDHH, from the coding sequence ATGTCGAGTCTGTCGTCTACTCAGAATAATCCTTTGCTTGGTGTTTGGAAACTAATCTCTATAAACGTTAGTAGTCCTGATGGAAATGTTGATCTCGATGTGTATGGAACTAACCCCACAGGTTATATCACCTATACGCCTGAAGGTCGAATGATGGTGATGTTCTCAAGGAGCGATCGCTCACCACTTAGCAGCAATATTAACTCACCCCTGAGCAGAGAAATTCATTCTGTAACCGTGGAAGAACGCGCAGAAGCATTTTCTACATTCAATGCTTATGCAGGAACGTACATATTGAATGGGAACATAGTGACTCACTATATAGAAGTAGCATCTATTCCCAATCGGGTAGGTACAAATTTGACCCGTACTTTCACGTTGAATGGGAATCGAGTCACGCTGAAAACGCCACCCACTATGAGTGATGGTGTTCTGAAAGTTTTTGAACTGGTGTGGGAGCGCGTGGAAGAATTGGTGCTTCCCAAAGACCATCATTGA
- a CDS encoding NAD(P)/FAD-dependent oxidoreductase, whose protein sequence is MVASLNKNAPHQVVIVGGGFGGLYTAKALKTANVNVTLIDKRNFHLFQPLLYQVATGTLSPADISAPLRSVFSKSKNTKVLLGEVNDIDPKAQQVILGDEVVPYDTLIVATGVNHSYFGKDNWKEFAPGLKTVEDAIEMRRQIFSAFEAAEKETDPEKRRALLTFVIVGGGPTGVELSGAIAELAYQTLTEDFRSINTSEARILLLQGGDRILPHISPELSKVAAESLQKLGVAVYTNTRVTNIEGNIVTFKQGDELTEITSKTILWAAGVQGSPMGKALAKSTGVECDRSGRVIVEPDLSIKGYKNIFVVGDLGNFSHQNGKPLPGVAPVAKQQGEYVAKLIKRRLQGDTLPQFRYNDVGTLAMIGQNLAVVDLGLVKLKGFIAWAFWLVIHIYFLIEFDTKLVVAIQWAWNYITRNRRSRLITGREGFVEAKTVNNSVQQPSGTPL, encoded by the coding sequence ATGGTAGCCTCACTTAATAAGAATGCACCACATCAGGTTGTGATCGTTGGTGGTGGCTTTGGTGGACTGTATACAGCAAAAGCTCTCAAGACAGCAAATGTAAACGTTACTCTCATAGATAAACGTAATTTTCACCTATTTCAACCGCTTTTATATCAAGTTGCCACAGGTACGCTATCACCTGCTGATATTTCTGCACCATTGCGATCTGTATTCAGCAAAAGCAAGAATACAAAAGTGTTGTTGGGAGAAGTAAATGATATTGATCCAAAAGCGCAACAAGTTATTCTGGGTGATGAAGTAGTACCTTATGACACATTGATTGTCGCCACAGGTGTTAACCATTCCTATTTTGGTAAAGATAACTGGAAAGAATTTGCTCCTGGCTTGAAAACTGTTGAAGATGCCATAGAAATGCGTCGCCAGATATTTTCGGCATTTGAAGCGGCAGAAAAAGAAACCGATCCCGAAAAACGCCGTGCTTTGTTGACTTTTGTGATTGTCGGGGGTGGGCCCACCGGTGTAGAATTATCGGGAGCGATCGCAGAGTTGGCATACCAAACTCTCACAGAAGATTTCCGCAGCATCAACACCTCAGAAGCGAGAATTTTACTATTGCAAGGTGGCGATCGCATCCTCCCACACATTTCACCAGAATTATCGAAAGTAGCAGCAGAATCTTTGCAAAAGTTGGGTGTGGCTGTCTACACCAACACCAGAGTGACAAATATTGAAGGTAACATCGTTACTTTCAAGCAAGGCGATGAATTGACAGAAATTACCTCAAAAACTATCTTGTGGGCAGCAGGTGTTCAAGGTTCGCCTATGGGGAAAGCCCTAGCAAAAAGTACAGGTGTAGAGTGCGATCGCTCAGGACGTGTGATTGTAGAACCAGACTTGTCTATTAAGGGTTATAAAAACATTTTTGTCGTGGGAGATTTAGGCAACTTTTCTCATCAAAATGGTAAACCTTTGCCTGGTGTTGCACCTGTAGCCAAACAACAAGGAGAGTATGTAGCTAAACTTATTAAACGCAGGCTTCAAGGTGATACTTTGCCACAATTTCGTTACAATGACGTAGGTACTTTGGCGATGATTGGGCAAAATCTAGCTGTTGTAGATTTAGGCTTAGTCAAACTCAAAGGTTTCATTGCTTGGGCTTTTTGGCTAGTAATTCACATCTACTTCTTAATCGAGTTTGACACTAAATTAGTAGTAGCAATTCAGTGGGCGTGGAATTATATCACTCGTAATCGTCGTTCTAGATTGATTACAGGTCGAGAAGGTTTTGTAGAAGCAAAAACTGTTAATAATAGCGTGCAACAGCCTTCTGGGACACCTCTGTAA
- a CDS encoding glutathione S-transferase family protein, with the protein MSNIQLYFAKASTFSQRTRVVLLEKGIDFTPIEIDLQNKPDGYTQISRYGKVPAIKHGDIEIYESAIINEYLDEVFPEPPLLPRDPAAKAITRIWIDYANTRFVPAFNKFLRGKDSQEQEQGRKEFTETLLYIEQEGLGKGNYLLGDQFSLVDISFYPWFERLPLLENFRKFTLPVETPRLQTWWNLVRDRSSIQAVENSVDFYLQRFAKVLGEPIPVGAAQK; encoded by the coding sequence ATGAGCAACATACAACTGTACTTCGCCAAAGCCTCTACCTTCTCTCAACGTACTCGTGTAGTCTTACTGGAAAAAGGAATTGACTTCACCCCGATAGAAATTGACTTACAGAACAAACCAGATGGGTACACGCAGATTTCGCGCTATGGCAAAGTTCCAGCTATTAAACATGGAGATATTGAAATTTACGAGTCCGCTATCATCAATGAATATCTAGATGAAGTTTTTCCAGAACCACCTTTGTTACCCCGTGATCCCGCAGCTAAGGCGATCACTCGCATCTGGATAGACTACGCCAATACTCGGTTTGTCCCAGCTTTTAACAAATTTCTGCGTGGTAAAGATAGCCAAGAACAAGAACAAGGGCGAAAAGAGTTCACAGAAACACTTTTATATATTGAGCAAGAAGGATTAGGCAAAGGTAATTACTTATTAGGAGATCAGTTTAGCCTTGTTGATATCAGCTTCTATCCTTGGTTTGAACGTTTACCGCTCTTAGAAAACTTCCGCAAATTCACACTACCAGTAGAAACACCTCGTTTGCAGACATGGTGGAATCTGGTACGCGATCGCTCCTCAATTCAAGCAGTAGAAAATTCTGTGGACTTCTATTTGCAAAGATTCGCCAAAGTTCTTGGTGAACCTATTCCTGTTGGTGCAGCACAAAAATAG
- a CDS encoding dienelactone hydrolase family protein has product MPIEHRSGLLPYLFSPVSEETRKPAPLVLFLHGARDRGNDLNVLLKWGLPRFVDESNPLPYVFAAPQLPEGQTWVDRESDVIALLDNLIASQPIDPSRVILSGFSLGTAGAWHIAASHPGRFAGLVAVSGRVPKTLEATQLAALKEIPIQIFQGGKDEKLPIEDTEQIVATLRGLGGTVDFTVLPEGDHFIADEVYSNSKLQQWLVSLSRRNTPLVV; this is encoded by the coding sequence ATGCCTATTGAACACCGCTCTGGTTTATTGCCTTATCTTTTCTCGCCTGTTTCTGAAGAGACGAGAAAACCTGCACCTCTAGTGTTGTTTTTGCATGGGGCGCGCGATCGCGGTAATGATTTAAATGTGCTGCTGAAATGGGGTTTACCTCGTTTCGTGGATGAGTCAAACCCGTTACCTTATGTCTTTGCAGCCCCCCAACTTCCTGAAGGACAAACCTGGGTAGATAGAGAATCTGATGTAATTGCTTTGTTAGATAACCTTATTGCCTCCCAGCCCATCGATCCGTCCCGTGTCATTTTATCTGGGTTCAGTTTAGGTACAGCAGGGGCATGGCATATCGCTGCTTCTCACCCTGGTCGCTTCGCCGGTCTAGTAGCAGTGTCTGGTCGTGTACCCAAGACCTTAGAAGCAACTCAACTAGCTGCACTTAAAGAAATTCCCATTCAAATATTCCAAGGTGGCAAGGACGAAAAACTGCCGATTGAGGATACAGAGCAGATTGTTGCTACCTTGCGCGGACTGGGGGGAACAGTAGATTTTACTGTATTGCCTGAAGGCGATCATTTTATTGCCGATGAAGTGTACAGTAACTCGAAACTGCAACAGTGGTTGGTTTCATTGAGCCGTCGGAACACCCCTTTAGTTGTTTAA
- a CDS encoding class I SAM-dependent methyltransferase, with protein MFNALCLTHHLKFFAKCRDVGTDLDWGTQWTNVHLPLLKSANIKTVLDLGCGTGNDVLRLVQQGFTVISVDFSDEAVRLRGDREFNTVEELRTVADLAG; from the coding sequence TTGTTTAATGCTTTATGTCTTACGCACCATCTAAAATTCTTTGCTAAATGTAGGGATGTTGGCACTGATTTAGATTGGGGAACCCAATGGACGAATGTTCATCTTCCCTTACTCAAGTCCGCCAACATTAAAACCGTGCTTGATCTTGGTTGCGGGACAGGAAACGACGTATTACGTCTTGTACAACAAGGTTTTACAGTAATTAGTGTGGATTTTTCAGATGAGGCAGTGCGACTTCGAGGCGATCGCGAGTTCAATACTGTCGAGGAACTACGTACAGTAGCGGATCTGGCTGGATAG
- a CDS encoding aliphatic sulfonate ABC transporter substrate-binding protein: MIKRRRFLNFATSSLGGFSTAYLLGSCTQQSQQNVANSTSSLGIKAKVLRMGYQSAGDLVRNRQVLEKRLEPLGIKVEWAQFVQGPQLMEGMAAGKIDVGSVGETPPIFAQVAGSQLVYVVGTQRTATTGTSSVIAVPPESPLKKFEEIKGQEVYFQKGSASHYFILRALQSIGLTIKDIKIRSMPTIEARGAFLEGRIPIWMTGDPHYAIAQKMGRIRVLRDSVGLDSPGGYYIADRKFAEENTGLLKIIIEELQALDKWADVHRDEVKKLMITEQKLDEDVAAKVMSRRTFAGRRGLSPALIAEQQRVADLFFAAGVIPKKINIKDALLPPDLYAAITPPELMV; encoded by the coding sequence ATGATTAAACGCCGTCGTTTTCTCAATTTTGCTACATCTAGTCTTGGCGGTTTTTCTACGGCATATCTGTTGGGAAGTTGTACCCAACAAAGCCAACAGAATGTAGCAAATAGTACGAGTTCCTTGGGGATAAAAGCGAAGGTACTCCGCATGGGATATCAGAGTGCAGGGGATCTTGTCCGAAATCGGCAAGTTTTAGAAAAACGCTTAGAACCATTGGGCATCAAGGTAGAATGGGCGCAATTTGTCCAAGGGCCTCAACTCATGGAAGGAATGGCAGCGGGCAAAATTGATGTGGGTTCTGTAGGAGAAACGCCACCAATTTTTGCACAAGTCGCTGGCTCACAGCTTGTTTATGTCGTAGGTACACAAAGAACTGCAACTACAGGAACAAGTAGTGTTATTGCTGTACCGCCAGAATCTCCTCTGAAAAAGTTTGAGGAAATCAAGGGACAAGAAGTATATTTTCAAAAAGGCTCAGCATCACACTATTTTATTCTTAGAGCGTTACAGTCAATTGGCTTAACTATCAAAGATATTAAAATCAGAAGTATGCCGACCATCGAGGCGCGGGGTGCTTTTTTAGAAGGGAGAATTCCGATTTGGATGACAGGAGATCCGCACTATGCGATCGCCCAAAAGATGGGTCGAATTCGCGTCCTCAGAGATTCTGTTGGCTTAGATTCTCCTGGTGGATATTATATTGCTGACAGGAAGTTTGCTGAAGAAAATACGGGCTTACTCAAAATTATTATTGAGGAACTTCAAGCTCTTGATAAATGGGCAGATGTGCATCGAGATGAAGTGAAAAAATTGATGATCACAGAACAAAAGCTTGATGAAGATGTAGCTGCCAAGGTAATGTCTCGACGCACTTTTGCCGGACGCAGAGGTCTAAGCCCCGCACTGATAGCGGAACAACAGCGTGTAGCAGATTTATTCTTTGCAGCGGGTGTCATACCCAAGAAAATTAACATTAAAGATGCGTTACTTCCACCTGATCTCTATGCTGCAATCACGCCACCAGAACTTATGGTTTAG